Part of the Chloracidobacterium thermophilum B genome is shown below.
ATCTGAAAGTCCAACGCCAGCGTAAAGACTGGGCAATTAAGCAGGCACGGTGCGTGGTGGCATCTCACGATGTCGTGGCGTATGAAGACTTGCAGGTGAAGAACCTGGTCAAAAATCATCATCTTGCCAAATCCATTCATGATGCTGGCTGGTCTCAATTCACTGCGTGGCTGGACTACTACGGCAAGGTGTGGGACAAGGCAGTCGTCAGCGTACCGCCGCAGTACACCACACAGGACTGTAGTCACTGTGGGCATAGGGTAGTAAAAACCCTATCCACCAGAACCCATAGTTGTCCTCAATGTGGATTTGAATCAGACAGAGACCAGAATGCGGCTTTGAACATCCTCAAGAAGGGACTAAGCATCTTGGGAATGGAGTGGCAAAACAGTACCTTTGGGCAAAAGGGAACTGCCTCGAAAGAGGGAACGCTTGGGGAGAGATGCACCGCTGCTTTAGAGGGGCAACCTGATGAAGTAAGTGCGCTCGCAGAACCAAGAACAAGAATCCCCTGCCTTTAGGCAGGGGAGTATGTCAAACACTTTGGTACTTGTTCGCACGCCGGCCGATAATACCCAGGCGCCCCCGGCTTTACAGATGCGTTACAGGCGCGGGCTGGCGTAGGTCATCACCAGATAGGCCAATGTTTCTTCAGCGCCCGGATTGGCATAGACGTGCGGTACATCAGCCCGAAAATAGATGGCATCGCCGGGCAGAAGATGGATCGTCTCGCGGTCGCCAATCGTCAGCGCCAGGCAGCCCTGCTGCACGACCAGGTTTTCGTACGTGCCGTCGGCATGCGGCTCGGCCACTTCGACGCACCCCACACTCAGCCGCAGTTCATAAAACTCGGCCCGCCGCTCGCGGTCAAAGGGAAAGAGGGCGCGGCTCTCAAAGCGTCCATCCTGGGAACGCAGCACCTTGGCGGCAGCGCGCGGCAACACCACCACAGCCTGCTCCGGCTCATCGCCCAGCAGATCGGCAAAGCGCACGCCCAACCCACGGGCAATCTTCCACAGGACGGCAATCGTCGGCGCGCTTTCGCCTGCCTCGATCTGCCCCAGCATGGCCCGGCTCACCCCGGACTGCGCCGCCAGCCGCTCCAGGCTCAACCCACGTTGCCGGCGGAGCAGTTCGAGATTGCTCCCCACCCGCCGCTTCAGCTCAAGCGCTTCGGAGGCCGTAACCTTTTCATGGTCAGATACTTTTGACCTCGGTTTCACGACTCATCACCCACCTGTGAACGAGCTGTCCGCCACTCGGTCGAAGCCAGGCAGATATTGTTGACGAAAAAGTAAAGTATTCGGTAAGGTGGATGGCACTGGAATCCGACCGAGGGAAAGCCCCGGATCATGAAGTAGAGTTTCACACCGATGCGAATTACGGCGCAAGAAGAATATGGACTTCGCTGCCTCATCCAGCTTGCCCGCCAACCCGAGGGACAAGGGCTGACCCTCAAGCAGATTGGCGAGCGGGAAGGGATTTCCACGGCCAATGCCGGCAAGATTCTCTGGCTGCTGAGCAACGCCGGTATTGTGAAGTCGGCGCGCGGGATCAAGGGCGGCTACATGCTGGCCCGTCCGGCCGACCAGATCACGGTCAGCGAAGTCATCAGTGTTTTCGAGCATGCCGATCTGGAAGAACATTGCAAGAACTTTTCAGGCATTCAGGAAGTCTGCGTCCACAACACAGACTGCGGCATCCGTCCGGTGCTGCAGATACTCAATGAGACCGTCAAGCAGGTTCTCAGCCGGATTACCCTCGCCCAGCTCGTCCACCACGAATGTGAAGTGAGTGAACGGCTGTTTCAAATCCAGCGCCCGGCACGCTCTTCAGCGGCGATGTCCGTCTGACCGCCAGCGATTGGGCATCGGTGCGGGCCGTCCCCCGGCACACACACACTTGGTCAACCACGAGGAAGGAATATCGTCATGAGCGCGCTTGCTGCCACCCTGGCCACACAGGAATACAAATACGGTTTTACAACCGACATCGAATCCGATGTTGCCCCGCGTGGCCTCAATGAAGACATTATCCGGCTGATTTCGGCCAAGAAAGAAGAGCCGGCCTTTATGCTGGAGTTCCGGCTCAAAGCCTACCGGCAGTGGCTGAAGATGACGGAGCCAACCTGGCAGAACGTGACGTATCCGCCCATTGATTATCAGGACATCATCTACTACTCGGCGCCGAAGCCAAAGAAGAAGCTCAACAGCCTCGACGAAGTTGACCCAGAGCTGCTCGCCACCTTTGAAAAGCTCGGCATTCCCCTGCACGAGCAGAAAATGCTCGCCAATGTGGCCGTGGATGCCATCTTCGAC
Proteins encoded:
- a CDS encoding helix-turn-helix domain-containing protein, with the protein product MKPRSKVSDHEKVTASEALELKRRVGSNLELLRRQRGLSLERLAAQSGVSRAMLGQIEAGESAPTIAVLWKIARGLGVRFADLLGDEPEQAVVVLPRAAAKVLRSQDGRFESRALFPFDRERRAEFYELRLSVGCVEVAEPHADGTYENLVVQQGCLALTIGDRETIHLLPGDAIYFRADVPHVYANPGAEETLAYLVMTYASPRL
- a CDS encoding RrF2 family transcriptional regulator; translation: MRITAQEEYGLRCLIQLARQPEGQGLTLKQIGEREGISTANAGKILWLLSNAGIVKSARGIKGGYMLARPADQITVSEVISVFEHADLEEHCKNFSGIQEVCVHNTDCGIRPVLQILNETVKQVLSRITLAQLVHHECEVSERLFQIQRPARSSAAMSV